The following is a genomic window from Deltaproteobacteria bacterium.
ATCATGATGACGGGACAGGCTTCGATTGATTCCGCCATCCGGGCCTTGCGCGGCGGCGCCTACGACTATCTGTGCAAGCCCTTCGAATACGATGAATTGATTAAAAAGGTGGATAACGCCCTGAGTCACAGGCGGTTATCATACGAGAAGAATCTCATCCATCATCAGTTGCAGTGGACGGAGGCCCGTTACCAATACCTTGTCCATCATTCCCCGGACATCATTTTCACCCTCGGCCCTCAGAATAAATTCGTCTTCATAACGGACAAGATCAAGAACTGCACCGGCCTTAACGGACAAAACCTTATGGGAAAAAGCTTTACCTCCATTGTTTATCACCAGGATGTGGACAAGGTATCAAGATACCTGAAGGAAGTCCGTTCCGGGAAAACAACAAAGGAGCTCCTTGAACTCCGGCTCAAATGCGAATCCTGTAGTCACAACGGGACCCCCTGTTCAGGCGCGCATCCCATTATGGAATTGAAAGCGGCCTCCATGTCCAATGGCATCACCGCAGGTAACGGGGAACGACCCTCGGAAATATACGGTATTATCCGGGATGTCACACAAAGAAAGCGGAATGAGGAAGAAAAAAGAGCGCTTGAACGCCAGCTTCGTCAAGCACAAAAAATGGAGGCAATCGGGACGCTGGCCGGGGGCATCGCCCATGATTTTAACAACCTTCTCATGGCCATTCAGGGCAATATTTCCATGATGCTGATGCATTGCGATCCCTCAAACGCCCATTATGAACGACTGAAAAAAATCGAAAGGTACATCGAAACGGTTCAAAACTCACGTCCCAACTCCTGGGATATGCCAGAAAGGGGAAGTACGACGTCAAACCCCTCGATCTTAATCGCATAATCGAGGATACGGTTCAGACCTTTGAGCGAATGAAAAAGGAAATACGGTTTTACCTGGCCCTCGCGCCGGATCTGGAACCGATCGACGCCGACGCCAGCCAGCTCCAGCAGGTTCTCATGAATCTGTTTCTCAACGCCGCCGATGCAATGCCCGGCGGCGGGAGCATCACGGTCAAGTCAGGAACGGTCGATCATGACACGATCAAGCCCGGCTTATACAAACCCAAGCCCGGCCCCTATGTACTCTTGTCCATACGGGATACGGGAATCGGTATGGATGAAAAGACCAGGGAGCGGATTTTCGAACCCTTTTTTACAACCAAGGAAATGGGAAGGGGCACGGGGCTGGGCCTCGCATCGGTTTATGGGATCGTCAAGGGTCATCAGGGCTTCATCGAAGTTGACTCCGCCATCCACGGAGGCACGACTTTTCGGGTCTATATGCCCGTCTCTGAATACCCCATTTCCCAAACAACGGCGCCCGCCTCGGAAACGGTTCTCCGGGGAGACGGAACGATTTTGCTGATAGACGACGAGGAAGGCATCCTGGAAATCGGGAAGTTCATGCTTGAACAGATGGGCTATGAAACGTTGACAAGCAGAACGGGCGAGGAGGCGCTCGCCTGCTATGAAAGCCACCGGGACCGGATTAAACTCGTCCTGCTGGATATGATCATGCCCGGCATGAACGGCGGCAAAATATATGACCGGATCAAGCTGATCAATCCGGGGGCCAAGGTGCTTCTCATTTCCGGCTACAGCCTGGAAGGAGAAGCGAGGGAAATCCTCCGCCGGGGTTGCAACGGTTTTATCCAGAAACCATTCAAAATCAAGGAGCTGTCAAGGAAAATAAGAGAAATAACCGGGCCCCAGACTGCTCCCCCCACATCATAATCCCCGCAACCTGCCGATGCGGCGAGGGTTCGATTCATGACCGGGCGGCCACAGAAACGGCCGATAGAGCCGCCGGGGATCATCCATGACGTGACCGCCCCCTTCTCACGGAACATCCATTATCGGAACCCCGGTTCATTACGGCCTCATGGCAATGCCAAACAACGGAACGGCTTT
Proteins encoded in this region:
- a CDS encoding response regulator; its protein translation is MKKEIRFYLALAPDLEPIDADASQLQQVLMNLFLNAADAMPGGGSITVKSGTVDHDTIKPGLYKPKPGPYVLLSIRDTGIGMDEKTRERIFEPFFTTKEMGRGTGLGLASVYGIVKGHQGFIEVDSAIHGGTTFRVYMPVSEYPISQTTAPASETVLRGDGTILLIDDEEGILEIGKFMLEQMGYETLTSRTGEEALACYESHRDRIKLVLLDMIMPGMNGGKIYDRIKLINPGAKVLLISGYSLEGEAREILRRGCNGFIQKPFKIKELSRKIREITGPQTAPPTS
- a CDS encoding response regulator, giving the protein MSYRPKIVITDDEVRMTESMRTLLGDRGYDIETFQSGRDALDHLRANECDLVLMDVMMPVMDGFEALSHIKNHHPEVSVIMMTGQASIDSAIRALRGGAYDYLCKPFEYDELIKKVDNALSHRRLSYEKNLIHHQLQWTEARYQYLVHHSPDIIFTLGPQNKFVFITDKIKNCTGLNGQNLMGKSFTSIVYHQDVDKVSRYLKEVRSGKTTKELLELRLKCESCSHNGTPCSGAHPIMELKAASMSNGITAGNGERPSEIYGIIRDVTQRKRNEEEKRALERQLRQAQKMEAIGTLAGGIAHDFNNLLMAIQGNISMMLMHCDPSNAHYERLKKIERYIETVQNSRPNSWDMPERGSTTSNPSILIA